Below is a genomic region from Glycine soja cultivar W05 unplaced genomic scaffold, ASM419377v2 tig00008929_1_pilon, whole genome shotgun sequence.
TAGCCCTGGGTTGTCCAGTGAGAAAACATGTTGAGAGAGTTGCACATGATATGAAAGCTGTGATTACAACTTATGAAGGGAAACATATCCATGATGTACCTTTAGGACGAGGAAACTCAAGCTATAGCATGAATAGAACTTCTCTAAAcaacaacaccaacaccaaTATTGTAATAGATCCTGCCCCTATTAGGCCCTCCGCAGTGACTAATTATTCTAACTCAGCAAGTTTCACAAACTCACTTCATGACACAAAGCCACCAACATCTGCAAGCCAAGAACCTTTTCCAATGGACTTGGTGTTGAGCCCCGAAAGCATCGGATTTTTGGCTAATGACCCGTTTCTTCAGTCTTTTTGTCAAAGAACTTTTAAATTTGGAAGCAGAAGAACACTAGAACGTTACACATAAAAATATCACTTATATGTTTATGTATAGAGTATAGGAATAAGAAATTCATGAGCATCTACTAATTTTGGTGTACTAAGATTAGAGACTACTGCTACAACTTTCTAAAGCTTGACAAGAGTTAGGCCTTGTTTAAACTTTCAATTTAGTCATAGGAGAGACAGAAAATGTGTTGACCTTGAATTCTATTATTCTTTTGTTGCTTTTGTTCAATTGCTTTCTAAGATTAATACTAGTTGTTGGAAATTTCTACTTTGGTATACAAATGTCTACTCTTACTAGTTATGGTTACTTTGGGTTGTGTTGTTGACTATAAATTTTTCAATCAAAGTCCTTGTTTGTTCAAATTATGAAATAGTTAGTGGCTTCTGATTTAGTCAGCAAAATGTTCATGCTGCTGAGAAATTTGTCTAACTCTAGAACAAATGGTAAACTTATACTTTCtcacattattttattaacaaatctTTCTACTATTAGATGGACCTCACATAAGTCCTACTAAACaataaatgaaaacaattatCCAGTTTATCACTGGTTTTGGTAAAACTTTTACCCATTTCTTTAATAATAGTACATCATTAAGGTGTCTCCTTACGTTTCTTGGTTTTTCATGAtagtctttaattttattttacagagGCTCAGTCATCCAGAGCCCACCTAATCCTTTATTGAGCACTTATTATAATTGAGTTGGGGGAAAAAGATGCTTTGTTATTAAGCAATTATAATAACTGACAAATACTTAGATTGATTAATTGTGTGCTTAAAAAAATAGGTAGCATGATCAAGGAAGTTGGTCTAATGATCAAAGAGGTGAATATTTAATCTTCGACTATTTCGCTTTAAATTCTAAACTTAGAGAAATAGTTGTCCTAAATTATTCTTAGGATGAACTTGTTGTATCCTAGAGAACTTTCACATCATATGATGGATAAATCTTTGAAGATAAAGTGAATTTTTACATCTTAGATAATTTGTacatattcatatatttataaattgtgATTCCTGAATGATTgattagtttataatttattattgatcGTGATAATCAACAGTTGAAACAACACAAAGTACAATGAGACCCAAACGCATTACCAATTTACATTGCTATTTTGCATACACATactaattttttgtaaaatcaatgCAAACAAAtgtaatcatataaaaaaagtgaaacaagCATGGGTAAACTTCAAGCAGCCAACAAATTCACAATGTCAACAAATTCATAAGCATGTTGCAAACACCAGCCACATATGAATGAAAGCTATAACAAATGAAGACATTGGTACTTACTACATGACGGCCGGAGGCAGTTGGAAGCAATAGACAGAATGCGCTAGCTGTCACGGTGAGACACACAAGAGTGAGATAGAGTAGTGCGGGCACGACATAGCTTGCGGTAGACTTCGGAGGTCATCGCGGAGTAAAGGGCCAGACTGCAGAAATTAAAGGCACATTTGTATTCAAAGAgtgaaaagtgaaaattaaagtaattaaaaatctgATGACTTCAAAGACATTTTTCGAAAAATCGTAGTAGTCGGGTTAGAAACAAAGACAGTTTTTATAAAACCGCCTTCGTAACATTCACATCAAAGGCGATTTTATAAAAACCATCGTTAACGCCTTAAAGTAGTTggtattaatttcaaaaatgtcaCCGCATGTTTTACTACATCAGTTTTTCAATAATCGACAAAGATGCAATGATGTTTTACTACCCATTTTAAATATTGGATCACGTGTTATCATCACAGTAACATAATTGTCGATCTTTTCTACAATTGCTCACATGCAAATcagttttaatataatttaatatgtaatagatgatttgatttttgCTTACTAAATCAGATTTGCAAGTAACTAATTTTTAATCACTAACTCATGTTAATTTCTCTCTTTATCTCTCTAATTTCTAACAAATTTTCAAAAGTATCcttggttttaaaaaatttattgcataatatttttttatttattttaccttctctatatattttatttttgttatttcttttagCTTGCTAGAAATCATTATAATAACTGTTGTAAAAAAGAATTCATTATAATAACCAT
It encodes:
- the LOC114404218 gene encoding probable WRKY transcription factor 33, whose translation is EDENDGHSYSSTGSRTVKEPRVVVQTTSEIDILDDGYRWRKYGQKLVKGNPNPRSYYTCVALGCPVRKHVERVAHDMKAVITTYEGKHIHDVPLGRGNSSYSMNRTSLNNNTNTNIVIDPAPIRPSAVTNYSNSASFTNSLHDTKPPTSASQEPFPMDLVLSPESIGFLANDPFLQSFCQRTFKFGSRRTLERYT